The Zygosaccharomyces rouxii strain CBS732 chromosome A complete sequence genome window below encodes:
- the UPC2 gene encoding Upc2p (similar to gnl|GLV|KLLA0A04169g Kluyveromyces lactis KLLA0A04169g and some similarites with YDR213W uniprot|Q12151 Saccharomyces cerevisiae YDR213W UPC2 involved in sterol uptake zinc finger transcription factor of the Zn(2)-Cys(6) binuclear cluster domain type), whose protein sequence is MIKDKMDRKSVLKKREKVVELIEIDGKKVSITSTGKRKFHNKSKNGCDNCKRRRVKCDEGKPLCRKCVNMKLDCVYTPAQPKKRRESTVVKYVTRRAASGQEERVPASELADHSSDDSSCDSSRSASRAPNPTPEEITQTDLQERRIFEGMPAKAPPTSTPQQLPQPQQLPQVPQQLLQRQQTHKNIGSPDKTFSTTNGSRGMLDGLLLPPLGSESSHLNQQQQQQQLQQQLLLLPQLMTLSNSEKYAAFEMPNSPPLQPAGMNITNSIGSIFSPNRFQQQQQQQQQQQQQQQQQQQQQQPPAQPPTLPSFQAESIAQLNKASINLKAMGMFPTAGIGGVTYDFQELLGIKYPGNSQASKASNAEEALANMQEQQEQATKGDGDGNGNEETTANNDNEHSAVHMLATPSLPNNPTISPAAPITPMTKTSINAAAATSSPSVTAVPGTTATLAGAGRTDQHPAQEQVSSRNDSSDGYVANLLQLSREGNLNLIDLKLFHHYCTKVWPSITAAGISGREVWSTEIPELAFEHPFLMHSLLAFSATHLSRTESGLEPYVSCHRLDALRLLRQAVLQISEDNTDALVASALILIMDSLANASNQGTTNPSSMSPSAWIFHVKGAATILTAVWPLTERSRFYNLISVDLSDLGDVINQESATISELVCFDESIADLYPVEIDSPYLITLAYLDKLQREKNQSDFILRVFAFPALLDKTFLALLMTGDAGAMRIMRSYYKLLRGFTTEMKDKIWFLEGVSQVLPQDVDEYSGGGGMHMMLDFLGGGLPSMTTTNLSEFM, encoded by the coding sequence ATGATAAAGGATAAAATGGATAGGAAAAGTGTATTAAAAAAACGAGAGAAAGTAGTTGAATTAATAGAAATCGACGGCAAGAAAGTTAGTATAACGTCAACtggtaaaagaaaatttcataataaatcaaagaatggCTGTGATAACTGCAAGAGGAGGAGGGTTAAATGTGATGAAGGGAAGCCCCTATGTCGCAAATGTGTTAACATGAAGCTGGATTGTGTCTACACACCCGCACAACcaaaaaagagaagagaatcTACGGTAGTGAAATATGTTACGAGAAGAGCTGCCAGTGGTCAAGAAGAAAGGGTGCCCGCAAGCGAACTTGCCGATCATTCGAGTGACGATTCTAGTTGTGATAGTAGTCGTTCTGCTTCTAGGGCTCCAAACCCTACACCTGAAGAAATCACACAGACAGATTTGCAGGAGAGAAGGATATTTGAAGGAATGCCAGCAAAGGCACCTCCGACTTCTACTCCACAGCAGCTTCCACAACCTCAGCAATTACCACAGGTTCCGCAGCAGTTACTGCAGCGGCAGCAGACACATAAGAATATAGGGTCTCCAGACAAGACGTTCTCCACGACAAACGGTTCTCGGGGTATGCTTGATGGACTactattaccaccattagGATCTGAAAGTTCACATTTGAatcagcagcagcagcagcagcagctacAACAACAGCTACTTTTATTGCCGCAGTTGATGACACTGTCGAATTCTGAAAAATATGCTGCTTTTGAAATGCCAAATAGTCCACCTTTGCAACCTGCTGGAATGAATATTACCAATAGTATTGGTAGTATATTTTCTCCAAATCGTTTccagcaacagcaacagcaacaacaacaacagcagcagcagcagcagcagcagcagcagcagcagcagcctCCTGCTCAACCGCCAACTCTGCCTTCATTTCAAGCTGAATCAATTGCTCAACTCAACAAGGCAAGCATCAATTTAAAGGCAATGGGTATGTTTCCCACGGCGGGTATTGGAGGTGTAACTTACGattttcaagaattacTGGGTATCAAATATCCTGGTAATTCTCAAGCTTCAAAGGCATCTAATGCTGAGGAAGCCCTGGCGAATATGCAAGAGCAACAAGAACAGGCAACTAAGGGCGACGGTGatggaaatggaaatgaGGAGACAACTGCAaataatgacaatgaaCATAGTGCTGTGCACATGCTTGCAACTCCAAGTTTACCGAATAATCcaacaatttcaccagCTGCACCAATAACTCCCATGACGAAAACGTCGATTAATGCTGCGGCCGCCACATCATCTCCATCGGTTACTGCTGTACCAGGTACAACTGCTACTCTAGCAGGAGCTGGTAGGACGGATCAACATCCTGCACAGGAACAGGTTTCTTCGCGTAATGATTCTAGTGATGGATACGTAGCTAACCTTTTACAGTTATCTCGCGAAGGAAATTTAAACTTgatagatttgaaattgttccatCATTATTGCACAAAAGTCTGGCCATCGATTACGGCTGCAGGGATTTCAGGTCGTGAAGTGTGGAGTACAGAGATTCCTGAACTTGCATTTGAACACCCATTTTTAATGCATTCACTGCTGGCATTTAGTGCGACACATTTATCACGTACAGAATCAGGTTTGGAACCTTACGTTTCATGCCACAGGTTGGACGCTCTTAGATTGTTAAGGCAAGCCGTTCTACAAATTTCTGAAGATAATACAGATGCCCTAGTGGCAAGTGCGCTAATCTTAATAATGGATTCACTGGCAAATGCATCGAACCAAGGTACAACAAATCCAAGTTCGATGTCACCATCAGCGTGGATTTTCCATGTTAAAGGTGCTGCTACAATTTTAACGGCGGTTTGGCCACTAACTGaaagatcaagattttacaacTTAATTTCTGTGGATCTTAGCGATTTAGGTGACGTTATAAACCAGGAATCGGCCACGATTTCTGAATTGGTTTGCTTTGACGAAAGTATTGCTGATCTTTATCCGGTGGAAATTGATTCACCATATCTCATCACATTGGCCTACTTGGATAAATTacaaagggaaaaaaatcaatcGGATTTCATACTAAGGGTCTTTGCATTTCCAGCACTGCTGGACAAGACCTTTTTAGCGCTACTTATGACAGGTGACGCTGGTGCGATGAGAATTATGAGAAGTTACTACAAATTACTGAGAGGATTTACTACAGAGATGAAGGACAAGATTTGGTTCTTGGAAGGTGTATCTCAAGTGTTGCCACAAGATGTCGATGAGTAcagtggtggtggtggtatgCACATGATGTTAGACTTccttggtggtggattaCCATCAATGACTACTACAAATCTTTCGGAATTTATGTGA
- the AHA1 gene encoding Aha1p (similar to uniprot|Q7LIE3 Saccharomyces cerevisiae YDR214W AHA1 Activator of Heat Shock Protein 90 ATPase), producing MVVHNPNNWHWVDKNCIGWAREYFGEKLTKLNTGDVNGKFAEIASVSSVEGDCEVNQRKGKAISLFDLKVVLLIKGHVEDLPFDGSINVPEVAFDSEESDYQFEISIYKETTKLNEVKPVIREKLLPQLRTVFQNFGKDLLAVHASDIQVPESQVKSKFTRANASTTSSSSATPASTPKPAPTTATKSSAPTTSGANRSSLHLEPTFNVPAIELYRTFLYKPLIMAWSRGSLQSATPGDQLKTGDQFDLFGGNVTSKLLECKEPTRLVFEWRLKEWSEKVVSKLVMEFHESQEYHETKLQVSWSGIPVGEEDRVRGNFEEYYVRSIKLTFGFGAVL from the coding sequence ATGGTCGTTCATAATCCTAACAATTGGCATTGGGTTGATAAAAACTGTATTGGATGGGCTCGTGAATATTTTGGCgaaaaattgacaaaattgAATACAGGTGATGttaatggtaaatttgCAGAAATTGCTTCTGTGAGTTCAGTAGAAGGTGATTGTGAAGTTAACCAACGTAAGGGTAAAGCTATTTCGCTTTTCGATTTGAAAGTTGTCCTTTTAATCAAGGGACACgttgaagatttaccatttgATGGTAGTATTAACGTCCCTGAAGTGGCATTTGACAGTGAAGAATCCGACTATCAATTCGAAATTTCCATCTACAAGGAAACCACCAAATTAAACGAAGTCAAACCAGTTATCAGAGAGAAATTGTTACCACAATTAAGAAcagttttccaaaattttggtaagGATCTGTTGGCAGTTCATGCAAGTGATATTCAAGTTCCTGAATCTCAAGTTAAATCTAAATTCACAAGAGCAAATgcatcaacaacatcatcGTCGTCAGCAACGCCAGCATCAACTCCAAAACCAGCACCAACAACCGCTACGAAATCTTCAGCCCCAACTACAAGTGGTGCTAACCGTTCATCATTGCATTTAGAGCCTACTTTTAACGTGCCTGCAATTGAACTGTACCGTACATTTTTATACAAGCCACTTATCATGGCTTGGTCAAGGGGTTCATTACAAAGTGCAACACCAggtgatcaattgaaaactGGTGATCAATTCGATTTATTTGGTGGTAACGTCACAAGTAAATTATTGGAATGTAAGGAACCCACCAGATTGGTATTTGAATGGAGATTGAAGGAATGGAGTGAAAAGGTTGTTTCTAAATTAGTGATGGAATTTCATGAGTCTCAAGAGTACCATGAGACTAAATTGCAAGTTAGTTGGTCAGGTATACCTGTCGGTGAAGAGGATCGTGTCAGAGGTAATTTTGAAGAGTACTATGTAAGATCTATCAAACTGACCTTTGGGTTCGGTGCAGTCCTATAA